Part of the Pieris brassicae chromosome 5, ilPieBrab1.1, whole genome shotgun sequence genome is shown below.
CTTTAAGTTAGTATTTCATGTAACCTGTACAAGTACTTATTAGTTCTTAATTATTGTCTGTGTGGTCCTTATTCCAGAATGATTTAATATGGAGCcctattcaaaaaaaatacaacaggTATGGCGCACTATCGCCAATTCGATTTGTATGGAATTGTCACAATCACGTGGTTCACGCTTGGTGTGTGTCTATTTCGTACAAATTTAACTGGCAATGGCGGGCCATGCCTGTAGTAAATTGATGTTGTCTAGGGCAACTATTTGAAAGACCGTCTTAATCTTTGGAATCTGACTTTGAGACCTCTTGACTTAGGGATAAAAGACGGGTTTTGGAATATGTGACAAGTGTAGTACTTATTACTGATTGTGTAtgaatctattttatttttaagacatttttatgttcctttttattatgaaatacgATGGTAATtcagataattaaataataatcacttACTGTACGAGTAAGGACagttcaaatattaataataaatacatttataactaattacatCATTTCACTTATTTTACTTTCCTATGTATGCTGCAAAACCTGATAACGATGCaaacgatttatttattgagtgCCACCGTCGGCTGTCCTATATGCTTCTTTAAATCCTAAAATGCTAATGGTCCATTAAATTATCGCCGAGTTGCGCGATTTATTCGAGGTATCCATTATCCTGACAGTCGTGGTCTTCCGGAGCGGATTATGTTTCCACCGGTTACTATTTAGCGCCTTTCTTCTTATAGTGAAGTTTTGAGAATGATGAACCTTTTACTTGTTACCAAACAACATCAGTTTATTCATGTTCTAATAACCTCTGGccgaaataatattatattttagtccTTTTCGGTATATGGTGGACATACGAGTTCGTATCGTTCGTGGAATCAATATTGATGCAAGTATACTTAGTTATAATTATCAATCTACCATTCgagataatttaattgacCTATTGGGAAATACCTATAATTACAGTACTCTAGCTTTCGCTTATTTtcgaataataatacaaatcataTACGGTAGGAGAGAcgctttttatacatattaatctagtttaaattttaacttagaATTAGTCCAAGGTAAATACCTGCTGCGGGTGCGTCAGCTAAAGCCTGGTTCACCAAGAAGTATACAATGCTGATACCTACATATATCATGTACCTGGACTCTAAAGTTGAATAGTTAGActgatgaataaataattaaaatttgaatgtTTTTGAAGGAAGGCTTTCTCGGACCTAAAGGGAGGTTCCTCGACCAATCAAACCAGTGACTGGCCGTCCTGAAGGCCCCAGTGATTGTCGAGTAGAATGTCCATTTATCGTTAAACTTTTAACTCTAAGGAGCCTGTTAAGAGACATGCTAAATTTTGCTTACGTGGCTTTAATAAGCCAAGAAAcagttatagtaataatttgtaacaaaacatttatacagATACACGATACTTTTAAGATTAATTCTTGTTCTAATAGATAATGGTATAAGATTTTTCGGCGattcaatattttactacTTTTCGAACAAATTTGCCTATTCACCGCAGCCCCGCATCCCGCGTGGACGCTATTTTCCGTTTAACTTGGCTAAGCAACGAGGCGAAttgaaaatctattaaaaatagatattttagattattcGTTAAATGCTATGTATTCCGCCCAACGGCCTTATTGTTGCAATATATATAagcttaaatatatacatgcCGTGTATGGATGGATggatacattatatttttaggttgGCAAATAATGACAGGACGAAGGCAATTTTCGTATAAGGGCTTAACCAATCATCATTATTGCCCAAATCACCTCtacaaatgatttattattcaatgaaATTTGCCCCACTACCAAATCATATTGAGCATTGTAAAACGATGAAAATGATTTCacgaaagattttttaaattcatgctcatacattttacacattgccagaaggctcgcaaatgtgttgccggcctttaaaccAATACGTTTATAccaatttgtatataaaattaagtgctataataatatacctaCTTTATTGCCATCACGAtagtttatataacatatattgcgaattatacgtaatatacagtatgtatttacaaatttcttaatctacatagtaattaaacattaataaaatgaaaattaaaacatcattgttattaaaaatgttggtataacatacattatacatactAATCATTAGTCTCACATAATAATCGTATAATGACAACGCATTTATTTGTACGgctaatttcattatttggGTTTTTACCACCTGGTAAATATATACCTGGGTGTATACACACacttcatattatttttacttaaaatattacatactaaaattaactaacaaatgtttataataaatcttcaatattttcatattgtaGGTAGATAAAAATCCAATGACTCAACGTATCTCAAAATAGGGGCTTAACGAAATTGAaggtagtttaaaaaatattcgatgTATGAGATATTTCGGTACCAGGTAGTGACAGTCGTCGATGGCATCGTATTACAATATAGATtatgcatatatatattgttttgattCTATAAAAGCTTTGTACGGTTCGGGAATGTTCTATTCCCTTCGAGTCACAGTAGAGATTTCGTTATAAGGTTTTGTGAAATGATGCCCAATTACGTTGAAGAGAGAAGCATTGTTATGGCtactgaaattattaatactgtaAGTATTTACGATAAAAGTGTTTATGATTTGGTAATGGTTGATTCCGTCAAAGGTTTTCGCGTATAAGCATATTTCTAGAttcttaatttatgtattttgagaCGTGGAgtatttcaattgttttgtttgttatacgTGTATTTTATCATTTCTGTATGGTTTTGAAttgaacttaaatatataatttttattaggatttTTGTGAGATAATTAGGAAGTGCAATTAAAAttctcattatatttttttataaatttcgatatcgtatttattttagtttgctCAGGGATCTACTGCGCCAACGATGAACCACACTGGGTCACAGTTTTCTCCAGATGCAGCTCCTTTCCAATCTCTAAACAATTCTggatatatgaataaaatggaACCACAGATAGCGGATCAaggtagtttttttaaacagagtagattaaaaacaaatgacaatcgGGCGACGCcatgttttgaaaattgatGATTTGTTTAAAGATAACTTAAGTGTttacgttaaaataataaattatttcagatCCAATTCCATCCACTTCCTCTGGTGGTCTTATTGggtttattaatgatttttcaaaaataaatgtaaacgaGCAACcagaaaatcaaattaaaaccgACTTGGGTGAGTGACTCAACATTAACAGATTCTAGAATGTTGTCCTCAGGACTTTACACGTATCTTTACTAAGACTTCATGGagcattacgatctagcctaactttagactaataagtaatttaagtctaacctaatttgtTAAAAAGGATTACAAatgattcttttatttttctagaaGACAAGAGTGGTGCCGATTCAACCGCGGGTTTGAATGTAATTTCTGACGATTCTGATATATTCTCATTTCTTAACACAGACAATTTAGATCTGGTTGAACAATGTATGTATAGatagtaaaattttgaatttgaaaacatttttccGTATATAGTGTAGGCaggataaatttattttaggtttGTCAACAGCTAACTACTACGTATCAATGCTGACACGCGATCAGCGAAATGTCCTAAGGTCCATTCGTCCTAATATTTTGTACGCATTCCTGGTGGAGGTGGCTAAGATAAGAAATGAGAAACAACGACTACAACGCCAGGTAATAGATGTAAGTGAAGCCATAATACCGCTTTAAATTATCgttaatatagataatttacAATAGAAACTAAATGATTCactgatattaaaaattatttaagaattttagtaataagtatatttttcagGAATGTGCTTTTTGCAAGAACAATGGTGAAAATGAAGAGTTCTACCTGTCTCATGTATTGAAGGACAGCCGTGGTCGTGTGCTGTGCCCAGTCCTCCGCGCTTTCCGCTGCCCACGCTGTGGTGCCACCGGGGATAGGGCGCACACCATCAAATATTGCCATCAAAGATCAACTGATGGTAAATTTATTCTCttattcaataataacatACAGTAATAGACAGTATATAAGAGTCATTCAAAAGATCTTAGGCGTGGACATCTCTCCAGTTCAGTTCCATATTAGTTCTTAGTATTATCTTTTggtaacatagcttttacacatttaatgaaaacacatttttaccggattgaagctatgtaacttataattattttatatatattattagttattttcaagtgattgtatattatgtttaattaatatcaacATTAATGATTGACTGTCCGTATTTAGAACTTTTTAAGCTTTTCTTGAACATATTCTTTTTAGACCTTGCATCCTGTGTTACGTTGATCAACGTAACGTGTAAAcctcattatatttaaattaaaagtccCTTGTTTGGCAGGTTTCGACCGCAATGGATACTTTCCACGCCGTCGTGGTCATTCGCCGCCACCGAGTGTGACACTGGGCTTCAGCAGAATAGCTGAAGCACGCAGAATGGTCGGAGTGAACACTGAAGAGCCTCTGTATTCCCCGGAAAACTCTGATAACTGGTTTGCCAATAATGGCATACAGTAAATGAACAATGTTTTCAATCATAGTATAATTACTTTGACAGTTTGAAGTATTGCTATGACATTGACTTAGCGATGGTCTGTTTTTACTTTACAcgtatatgtttatatattgatGACTTGAACACTTGGtgtatatttagtaataagtcATGTTTTGTCTTGATTAATGCAAAAGGTTGGTTTTACTACGTCCAGTAGAATTTTCAACGATGGCAAACGGCGTATTTCAATCGTTCCAAAGTTGTATGCAGGCCATACTATTTTCGATGACGAGTCATAGCCGAGTCGAGATAAACTAGCTTTTCATTgggtatttgaaataattgttaattaaattttaaaatgaatataatctCTATTTCggcaatttgaattaaataaaaataatatcattattgagaaaatcgtaaaaaaaatcaactgtttttaacattttataaatcaattgtttataatccaatgaaataaatttttaggGTGTTGGGATTTTgggttcaataaaaaattttcAAGCATTcctttattttcatacatttccccactaatgaaataaaaacaagattgTTTTATGCAAAATTTAATAGCAGTACAACtacacat
Proteins encoded:
- the LOC123709952 gene encoding uncharacterized protein LOC123709952 isoform X3, with protein sequence MMPNYVEERSIVMATEIINTGSTAPTMNHTGSQFSPDAAPFQSLNNSGYMNKMEPQIADQDPIPSTSSGGLIGFINDFSKINVNEQPENQIKTDLEDKSGADSTAGLNVISDDSDIFSFLNTDNLDLVEQCLSTANYYVSMLTRDQRNVLRSIRPNILYAFLVEVAKIRNEKQRLQRQVIDECAFCKNNGENEEFYLSHVLKDSRGRVLCPVLRAFRCPRCGATGDRAHTIKYCHQRSTDGFDRNGYFPRRRGHSPPPSVTLGFSRIAEARRMVGVNTEEPLYSPENSDNWFANNGIQ
- the LOC123709952 gene encoding uncharacterized protein LOC123709952 isoform X1, which encodes MMPNYVEERSIVMATEIINTFAQGSTAPTMNHTGSQFSPDAAPFQSLNNSGYMNKMEPQIADQDPIPSTSSGGLIGFINDFSKINVNEQPENQIKTDLEDKSGADSTAGLNVISDDSDIFSFLNTDNLDLVEQCLSTANYYVSMLTRDQRNVLRSIRPNILYAFLVEVAKIRNEKQRLQRQVIDECAFCKNNGENEEFYLSHVLKDSRGRVLCPVLRAFRCPRCGATGDRAHTIKYCHQRSTDGFDRNGYFPRRRGHSPPPSVTLGFSRIAEARRMVGVNTEEPLYSPENSDNWFANNGIQ
- the LOC123709952 gene encoding nanos homolog 1-like isoform X5, whose translation is MMPNYVEERSIVMATEIINTFAQGSTAPTMNHTGSQFSPDAAPFQSLNNSGYMNKMEPQIADQDPIPSTSSGGLIGFINDFSKINVNEQPENQIKTDLEDKSGADSTAGLNVISDDSDIFSFLNTDNLDLVEQSNYYVSMLTRDQRNVLRSIRPNILYAFLVEVAKIRNEKQRLQRQVIDECAFCKNNGENEEFYLSHVLKDSRGRVLCPVLRAFRCPRCGATGDRAHTIKYCHQRSTDGFDRNGYFPRRRGHSPPPSVTLGFSRIAEARRMVGVNTEEPLYSPENSDNWFANNGIQ
- the LOC123709952 gene encoding uncharacterized protein LOC123709952 isoform X4, with protein sequence MMPNYVEERSIVMATEIINTFAQGSTAPTMNHTGSQFSPDAAPFQSLNNSGYMNKMEPQIADQDPIPSTSSGGLIGFINDFSKINVNEQPENQIKTDLEDKSGADSTAGLNVISDDSDIFSFLNTDNLDLVEQCLSTANYYVSMLTRDQRNVLRSIRPNILYAFLVEVAKIRNEKQRLQRQECAFCKNNGENEEFYLSHVLKDSRGRVLCPVLRAFRCPRCGATGDRAHTIKYCHQRSTDGFDRNGYFPRRRGHSPPPSVTLGFSRIAEARRMVGVNTEEPLYSPENSDNWFANNGIQ
- the LOC123709952 gene encoding uncharacterized protein LOC123709952 isoform X2, which codes for MMPNYVEERSIVMATEIINTFAQGSTAPTMNHTGSQFSPDAAPFQSLNNSGYMNKMEPQIADQDPIPSTSSGGLIGFINDFSKINVNEQPENQIKTDLDKSGADSTAGLNVISDDSDIFSFLNTDNLDLVEQCLSTANYYVSMLTRDQRNVLRSIRPNILYAFLVEVAKIRNEKQRLQRQVIDECAFCKNNGENEEFYLSHVLKDSRGRVLCPVLRAFRCPRCGATGDRAHTIKYCHQRSTDGFDRNGYFPRRRGHSPPPSVTLGFSRIAEARRMVGVNTEEPLYSPENSDNWFANNGIQ
- the LOC123709952 gene encoding uncharacterized protein LOC123709952 isoform X6 — protein: MMPNYVEERSIVMATEIINTFAQGSTAPTMNHTGSQFSPDAAPFQSLNNSGYMNKMEPQIADQDPIPSTSSGGLIGFINDFSKINVNEQPENQIKTDLANYYVSMLTRDQRNVLRSIRPNILYAFLVEVAKIRNEKQRLQRQVIDECAFCKNNGENEEFYLSHVLKDSRGRVLCPVLRAFRCPRCGATGDRAHTIKYCHQRSTDGFDRNGYFPRRRGHSPPPSVTLGFSRIAEARRMVGVNTEEPLYSPENSDNWFANNGIQ